A window of Desulfocurvibacter africanus subsp. africanus DSM 2603 contains these coding sequences:
- a CDS encoding carbonic anhydrase — protein MPTSNLGKLIRGFERFRQDYFRGNTELFDKLRHGQDPDALVISCCDSRVDPAIITNCAPGDLFVARDVANLVPPYEPDGGHHGVSAAIEYAVLTLGVEHIVVLGHSQCGGIGALVDGGAHGAGGEFIGPWMSICQEEVRAVLEATVGEPDDKRRRACEQAVILVSLRNLMSFPWVRERVEAGRLCLHGWYFDIRRGELSVYAPEELAFRPLVSSEERLRASKQASTAG, from the coding sequence CCGCGGCAACACGGAACTTTTCGACAAGCTGCGCCACGGCCAGGACCCGGACGCGCTGGTCATCTCCTGCTGCGATTCGCGCGTGGACCCGGCCATCATCACCAACTGCGCTCCCGGCGACCTGTTCGTGGCCCGCGACGTGGCCAACCTCGTGCCGCCTTACGAGCCGGACGGCGGCCATCACGGCGTGAGCGCGGCCATCGAGTACGCAGTGCTGACACTCGGCGTTGAGCACATCGTCGTGCTCGGCCACAGCCAGTGCGGCGGCATCGGGGCGCTGGTGGACGGCGGAGCCCATGGCGCGGGCGGCGAGTTCATCGGCCCCTGGATGTCCATCTGCCAGGAAGAAGTGCGGGCCGTGTTGGAAGCCACAGTGGGCGAACCCGACGACAAGCGGCGTCGGGCCTGCGAGCAGGCCGTCATCCTCGTGTCCCTGCGCAACCTCATGTCTTTCCCCTGGGTGCGCGAGCGCGTGGAGGCGGGGCGGCTGTGCCTGCATGGCTGGTATTTCGATATCCGGCGCGGCGAATTGTCGGTCTACGCGCCCGAGGAGCTGGCTTTTCGGCCTCTCGTGAGCAGCGAGGAACGCCTGCGCGCGTCAAAGCAGGCGAGCACCGCCGGCTAG